The following coding sequences are from one Triticum dicoccoides isolate Atlit2015 ecotype Zavitan chromosome 4A, WEW_v2.0, whole genome shotgun sequence window:
- the LOC119286508 gene encoding nifU-like protein 2, chloroplastic isoform X1: MQTATAAAAAPWAPSPSPSTSSSATPFKARVGIALPCRTGARTSSAPRLVATPARRRRRQVVQAIANPDPAVELPLTAENVELVLDEVRPYLMADGGNVVLHEIDGNVVRLKLQGACGSCPASVTTMKMGIERRLMEKIPEIVAVEPIADEETGLELNEENIERVLDEIRPYLSGTGGGELEFVSIEEPIVKVRLTGPAAGVMTVRVALTQKLREKIPKIAAVQLLS, from the exons ATgcagacggcgacggcggcggcggcggcgccgtgggCGCCGAGCCCTTCCccgtccacctcctcctccgcgaCCCCCTTCAAGGCTAGG GTGGGGATTGCGTTGCCTTGTCGGACGGGTGCCCGGACCTCCTCTGCACCGAGGCTGGTTGCTACCCCcgcgcgccggcggcggcggcaag TGGTTCAGGCTATTGCCAACCCAGATCCAGCGGTCGAGCTGCCATTGactgctgaaaatgttgaattggTGTTGGATGAAGTGCGACCTTACCTTATGGCCGATGGAGGTAATGTCGTGTTGCATGAGATTGACGGAAATGTGGTGCGATTGAAGCTGCAAGGAGCGTGTGGATCATGCCCAGCTTCAGTAACAACAATGAAGATGGGTATTGAGCGACGTTTGATGGAGAAAATACCAGAGATAGTTGCAGTTGAACCTATTGCTGATGAGGAGACTGGTCTTGAATTGAATGAAGAGAACATAGAAAGG GTTCTTGACGAGATCAGGCCATACCTTTCCGGCACAGGGGGTGGTGAGCTTGAGTTTGTTTCCATCGAGGAACCTATCGTGAAGGTCAGGCTCACAGGCCCAGCTGCTGGCGTGATGACTGTCCGAGTGGCCCTCACTCAGAAGCTCCGAGAAAAGATCCCGAAAATTGCAGCTGTCCAGCTATTGTCATAA
- the LOC119286508 gene encoding nifU-like protein 2, chloroplastic isoform X2, with translation MQTATAAAAAPWAPSPSPSTSSSATPFKVGIALPCRTGARTSSAPRLVATPARRRRRQVVQAIANPDPAVELPLTAENVELVLDEVRPYLMADGGNVVLHEIDGNVVRLKLQGACGSCPASVTTMKMGIERRLMEKIPEIVAVEPIADEETGLELNEENIERVLDEIRPYLSGTGGGELEFVSIEEPIVKVRLTGPAAGVMTVRVALTQKLREKIPKIAAVQLLS, from the exons ATgcagacggcgacggcggcggcggcggcgccgtgggCGCCGAGCCCTTCCccgtccacctcctcctccgcgaCCCCCTTCAAG GTGGGGATTGCGTTGCCTTGTCGGACGGGTGCCCGGACCTCCTCTGCACCGAGGCTGGTTGCTACCCCcgcgcgccggcggcggcggcaag TGGTTCAGGCTATTGCCAACCCAGATCCAGCGGTCGAGCTGCCATTGactgctgaaaatgttgaattggTGTTGGATGAAGTGCGACCTTACCTTATGGCCGATGGAGGTAATGTCGTGTTGCATGAGATTGACGGAAATGTGGTGCGATTGAAGCTGCAAGGAGCGTGTGGATCATGCCCAGCTTCAGTAACAACAATGAAGATGGGTATTGAGCGACGTTTGATGGAGAAAATACCAGAGATAGTTGCAGTTGAACCTATTGCTGATGAGGAGACTGGTCTTGAATTGAATGAAGAGAACATAGAAAGG GTTCTTGACGAGATCAGGCCATACCTTTCCGGCACAGGGGGTGGTGAGCTTGAGTTTGTTTCCATCGAGGAACCTATCGTGAAGGTCAGGCTCACAGGCCCAGCTGCTGGCGTGATGACTGTCCGAGTGGCCCTCACTCAGAAGCTCCGAGAAAAGATCCCGAAAATTGCAGCTGTCCAGCTATTGTCATAA